One Pirellulales bacterium genomic region harbors:
- a CDS encoding serine/threonine-protein kinase, which produces MILPVHFSPKDQTLDAPSHGDTPSRPSSDSPHGCVALVEGSKPELSRETQALLQSRLRAAALVLALGFFLFLIEDTFLVQWNDMRRVGLYIFHAVLTGVLALVGTRLCQRCPATVRLLRPMELVIFGATALFFVAMQSLEVFCWYPEGQRHYIESPTAPWIMLIFIYALFIPNTWRRAAVATSLMALAPIVLYLVAWFSVPAIHEAISVSRLVAIVLMVCLAAVSGSWGVYTIGRLRREAFEARQFGQYRLKKLLGAGGMGEVYLAEHQLLKRPCAIKVIRANKAADPHALARFHAEVRATAKLTHWNTVEIFDYGSTTDGTFYYVMEYLPGLSLSDLVERFGPLPAERVIHLLEQTCDALAEAHSAGLIHRDIKPGNIFAAQRGGIYDVAKLLDFGLVKPIVPLDGANLTVAGTITGSPLYMAPEQAGNDHKPDARSDIYSLGAVAYYLLAGQPPFDSKNAIKVLAAHLHEPVVPPSHHRAEVPADLEAVVMRCLAKDPDHRFSSAGALARALADCEAAGRWTRDMAREWWQNIDHHESRKEAPVAAG; this is translated from the coding sequence ATGATTTTGCCCGTGCATTTTTCGCCGAAGGATCAAACGCTCGACGCCCCTTCGCACGGCGACACGCCGTCGCGGCCGAGTTCCGATTCGCCCCACGGTTGCGTCGCGCTCGTCGAAGGCAGCAAGCCCGAGCTGAGCCGCGAAACGCAAGCCCTGCTGCAATCGCGGTTGCGGGCCGCGGCGCTCGTGTTGGCGCTCGGCTTCTTCTTGTTCCTGATCGAGGACACGTTTCTCGTCCAATGGAACGACATGCGCCGCGTCGGGCTCTACATTTTCCACGCCGTGCTGACGGGTGTTTTGGCGCTGGTGGGCACGCGGCTTTGCCAGCGCTGCCCGGCGACGGTGCGGCTGTTGCGGCCGATGGAGCTCGTGATTTTCGGCGCCACGGCGTTGTTTTTCGTGGCGATGCAGTCGCTCGAGGTGTTTTGTTGGTATCCCGAGGGACAGCGGCACTACATCGAAAGCCCGACCGCTCCTTGGATCATGCTGATTTTCATTTATGCGCTTTTCATACCGAACACATGGCGGCGCGCAGCAGTGGCGACGAGCCTGATGGCGCTTGCTCCGATCGTGCTGTATCTTGTGGCGTGGTTCTCGGTGCCGGCGATTCACGAGGCGATTTCCGTCTCGCGGCTCGTGGCCATCGTGTTGATGGTGTGCCTTGCGGCGGTGAGCGGATCGTGGGGCGTGTATACGATCGGCCGGCTGCGGCGCGAGGCGTTCGAGGCCCGGCAATTCGGCCAGTATCGGCTGAAAAAACTGCTCGGCGCCGGCGGCATGGGCGAAGTTTATCTGGCCGAGCACCAGTTGCTGAAGCGGCCCTGCGCGATCAAGGTGATTCGAGCGAACAAGGCCGCCGATCCGCATGCGCTGGCGCGTTTTCACGCCGAAGTCCGCGCGACCGCGAAGTTGACCCATTGGAACACCGTCGAAATCTTCGACTACGGCAGCACGACCGATGGCACGTTTTACTACGTGATGGAATATCTGCCCGGGCTGAGCCTTTCCGACCTGGTCGAGCGGTTCGGACCACTGCCGGCCGAGCGCGTGATCCACTTGCTCGAACAAACGTGCGACGCACTGGCCGAGGCCCATTCGGCCGGCTTGATCCACCGCGACATCAAGCCGGGCAACATCTTCGCCGCCCAACGCGGCGGCATCTACGATGTGGCCAAGCTGCTCGATTTCGGGCTGGTGAAGCCGATCGTTCCCCTCGACGGAGCGAATCTCACCGTTGCGGGCACGATCACCGGTTCGCCGCTTTACATGGCTCCCGAACAAGCCGGCAACGATCACAAACCCGACGCGCGCAGCGATATCTATTCGCTAGGCGCGGTGGCGTATTACTTGTTGGCGGGCCAACCGCCCTTCGATTCGAAAAACGCGATCAAGGTTCTCGCGGCCCACCTGCATGAACCGGTGGTTCCTCCATCGCATCACCGCGCCGAGGTGCCGGCCGATCTGGAAGCCGTCGTAATGCGTTGCCTGGCGAAAGATCCCGATCATCGCTTTAGCAGCGCGGGGGCATTGGCTCGCGCGCTGGCCGACTGCGAAGCCGCCGGCCGCTGGACGCGAGACATGGCCCGCGAATGGTGGCAAAACATCGACCACCACGAATCGCGGAAAGAGGCGCCCGTCGCGGCAGGATGA
- the infC gene encoding translation initiation factor IF-3: MERSHRLNEQIRITPVRVISAEGAQLGVIPTEQALQLAHEADLDLVEVAPNERPPVCRIMDFGKFKYQQKKKQHKAHIHHSKIKEIRVRPKTGEHDIEFKVNQARGFLEHKDKVIVSVVFRGREIAHIEEGQRVIRQIIQQLEEIGKVEAVPQQQGKRITCTLAPK; the protein is encoded by the coding sequence ATCGAACGGTCACATCGGCTCAATGAGCAAATCCGGATCACGCCCGTACGCGTAATCTCGGCCGAAGGCGCCCAACTGGGAGTAATACCAACCGAACAGGCACTGCAACTCGCCCACGAGGCGGACTTGGACTTGGTCGAGGTGGCCCCCAACGAGCGGCCTCCAGTTTGCCGGATCATGGACTTTGGCAAGTTCAAGTATCAACAGAAGAAAAAGCAGCACAAAGCCCACATCCACCACAGCAAGATCAAGGAAATTCGCGTCCGCCCCAAAACCGGCGAACACGACATCGAATTCAAGGTCAACCAGGCCCGCGGGTTTCTCGAGCACAAAGACAAGGTGATCGTGTCGGTGGTGTTTCGCGGCCGCGAGATCGCCCACATCGAAGAAGGTCAGCGTGTGATTCGTCAGATCATTCAGCAGTTGGAGGAGATCGGCAAGGTGGAAGCGGTGCCGCAGCAGCAGGGGAAGCGGATCACGTGCACCTTGGCCCCAAAATAG